The following are encoded together in the Campylobacter devanensis genome:
- the infB gene encoding translation initiation factor IF-2, protein MAKIRIHEIAKELGSSSKKILEKAKELGFAVTTVSSAVSPEDAAKLYDYVQSGITPEAKSAKKPAVKQSLKEESKPTIKDESLKTQLVPESVKVIAVESKQQPESNQKDESKPESLANSSINKRRGLVIVKKKKDEQPKVEKSSSPTMINNKALESMFGSGEESFKKKKKDKKQFQATKKESSSKLDLMGLSEFGDDIVIDDEDVVVLPDLTVKPIETERVQTTKKPLNIYKPAQNNGFNFEGGIQRSSRKKHKKVVKDNQNESVVSVDIPKEIRVYEFADKIKKSPSEIIGKLFMLGKMTTKNDFLEEDEIEILGAEFGIEINIVDTQEEFDYVKAYEGEDDQHSEPRAPVVTIMGHVDHGKTSLLDYIQNSRVASGEAGGITQHVGAYMVEKNGKNITFIDTPGHEAFTAMRARGASVTDIVIIVVAADDGVKPQTKEAIAHAKAAGVPIIIAINKMDKESANPDLVKSGLAELDIMPTEWGGSYEFVPVSAKTGMGIEDLLEIVLLQAEILELKANPNREAKATIIESSLQKGRGPVATIIVENGTLKVGDTIVAGVAYGKVRALSDDKGRSLRAIKPGECGVLIGLSEVPEAGETLISVKSDKEAREYAQKKYEYLRQKELSKSTKVTIDELSAKIAEGELKNLPVIIKADVQGSLEAIKASLEKLRNDEIKVSIIHSGVGGITQSDISLASASQNCVILGFNIRPTGDIKEKAKEKAVEIKTYNVIYNLLDDVKALLSGLMSPVITEEDLGQAVIRQVINVPKVGQIAGCMVTEGIISRGAKIRVIRDGVVVFEGNISSLKRFKDDAKEVAKGYECGVGIEGYNDMREGDYIESYKEVENKAEI, encoded by the coding sequence ATGGCAAAGATTAGAATTCACGAAATAGCAAAGGAGCTAGGCTCATCGTCTAAAAAAATTTTAGAGAAAGCAAAAGAGCTAGGCTTTGCGGTGACTACTGTCTCAAGCGCTGTAAGTCCAGAAGATGCTGCAAAGCTTTATGATTATGTCCAATCTGGTATAACCCCAGAGGCTAAATCGGCTAAAAAGCCAGCAGTTAAACAGTCGCTAAAAGAGGAGTCAAAACCAACTATAAAAGATGAGTCACTCAAAACTCAGCTAGTACCTGAGTCAGTAAAAGTAATAGCTGTAGAGTCAAAACAGCAGCCAGAATCCAACCAAAAAGATGAATCAAAACCTGAGAGTCTAGCAAATTCAAGTATAAATAAAAGGCGTGGCTTAGTAATTGTTAAAAAGAAAAAAGACGAACAGCCAAAAGTAGAAAAATCTAGTAGTCCAACAATGATAAATAATAAAGCACTTGAATCTATGTTTGGTAGTGGTGAGGAGAGTTTTAAAAAGAAGAAAAAAGATAAAAAACAATTTCAAGCCACTAAAAAAGAGAGTTCATCAAAGCTTGATTTAATGGGTCTTAGTGAATTTGGTGACGATATTGTAATCGATGATGAAGATGTTGTAGTGCTACCAGACCTCACAGTAAAACCGATTGAAACTGAAAGGGTTCAAACTACTAAAAAACCTCTAAATATCTATAAACCTGCGCAAAATAATGGATTTAACTTTGAAGGCGGAATTCAAAGAAGTAGCCGCAAAAAGCATAAAAAAGTGGTCAAAGATAATCAAAATGAGAGCGTTGTAAGTGTAGATATACCAAAAGAGATTAGAGTATATGAATTTGCCGATAAGATCAAAAAATCCCCAAGTGAGATTATTGGTAAGCTTTTTATGCTTGGCAAGATGACTACCAAAAATGACTTCTTAGAAGAAGATGAGATTGAAATTTTAGGTGCTGAGTTTGGTATTGAGATTAATATTGTAGATACTCAAGAGGAATTTGACTATGTCAAAGCTTATGAGGGCGAAGATGACCAACACTCCGAGCCTAGAGCGCCTGTAGTTACGATAATGGGGCATGTCGATCATGGTAAGACAAGCTTATTAGATTATATCCAAAACTCTAGAGTAGCAAGTGGCGAAGCCGGTGGCATCACTCAACATGTTGGCGCATATATGGTAGAAAAAAATGGAAAAAATATCACATTTATCGATACACCAGGGCATGAGGCCTTCACTGCTATGAGAGCTAGGGGAGCTAGTGTTACTGATATTGTTATTATCGTAGTGGCTGCTGATGATGGTGTTAAACCTCAAACCAAGGAGGCGATAGCTCACGCTAAGGCAGCGGGCGTGCCAATTATTATAGCGATAAACAAAATGGATAAAGAGAGTGCTAATCCTGATTTGGTCAAAAGTGGTTTGGCAGAACTTGATATCATGCCTACAGAGTGGGGTGGGTCTTATGAGTTTGTTCCAGTATCAGCAAAAACGGGGATGGGGATAGAAGATTTATTAGAAATAGTGCTTTTACAAGCTGAAATTTTAGAGCTAAAAGCCAATCCAAATAGAGAGGCCAAAGCTACAATTATAGAGAGTTCATTGCAAAAAGGCCGTGGCCCAGTAGCTACTATAATAGTAGAAAACGGTACATTAAAAGTAGGTGATACCATAGTTGCAGGTGTGGCGTATGGTAAAGTAAGGGCTTTAAGCGATGATAAGGGTCGAAGTTTAAGGGCTATTAAGCCAGGAGAGTGTGGGGTATTAATAGGTCTAAGCGAAGTGCCTGAAGCTGGCGAGACTTTAATTAGCGTAAAAAGTGATAAAGAAGCCCGTGAATACGCACAGAAAAAATATGAGTATCTACGCCAAAAAGAGTTAAGCAAATCTACAAAAGTTACAATAGATGAGTTAAGTGCCAAAATCGCAGAAGGCGAGTTGAAAAACCTACCTGTAATAATCAAAGCTGATGTCCAAGGCTCATTAGAGGCTATTAAAGCTAGTCTTGAGAAGCTTAGAAATGATGAGATTAAAGTTAGCATTATCCACTCTGGTGTAGGCGGTATCACTCAAAGCGATATTTCACTAGCTAGTGCTAGTCAAAATTGCGTGATATTAGGATTTAATATCAGACCAACTGGTGATATCAAAGAAAAAGCCAAAGAAAAAGCTGTCGAGATCAAAACCTATAATGTAATTTACAATCTTTTAGATGATGTTAAGGCTTTATTAAGTGGCCTTATGAGTCCAGTTATCACTGAAGAGGATCTTGGTCAAGCAGTGATTAGACAAGTTATAAATGTACCAAAAGTCGGTCAAATCGCTGGCTGTATGGTGACTGAAGGTATCATTAGCAGGGGTGCGAAAATTCGTGTTATTCGTGATGGCGTGGTGGTATTTGAAGGCAATATCAGCTCACTTAAACGCTTTAAAGATGATGCTAAAGAGGTAGCAAAGGGCTATGAGTGTGGCGTAGGGATTGAAGGCTATAATGATATGAGAGAGGGCGATTATATTGAGAGTTATAAAGAAGTAGAGAATAAGGCTGAGATATGA
- a CDS encoding LOG family protein: MKYVTIFGSARLDASSEHYQKAYKIAKALAATGYGVITGGGGGIMEAANRGAFEARGDSIGINVILPNEQQLNSYCTKSQTLNSLSERKNALIKDSFAFIIFPGGFGTLDEAFEVITLAQARLRDHKVIFVQRDFWAPLFNFLDNLVNLGLVNKNSYYSADNIDEIMDILLL, encoded by the coding sequence ATGAAATATGTAACTATTTTTGGCTCAGCCAGATTAGATGCTAGCAGTGAACATTACCAAAAAGCATATAAAATCGCAAAAGCTTTGGCAGCTACTGGATATGGGGTTATCACTGGCGGAGGTGGCGGCATTATGGAAGCAGCAAACCGTGGAGCATTTGAAGCTAGAGGGGATAGTATAGGGATAAATGTTATATTGCCAAATGAGCAACAGCTCAATTCTTATTGCACCAAATCGCAGACATTAAATAGTTTAAGCGAGCGAAAAAACGCTTTAATAAAAGATAGTTTTGCTTTTATTATTTTTCCTGGTGGTTTTGGAACGCTTGATGAGGCTTTTGAGGTTATTACATTGGCGCAGGCAAGGCTTAGAGATCATAAGGTGATTTTTGTTCAAAGAGATTTTTGGGCGCCACTTTTTAACTTTTTAGATAATCTTGTGAATTTGGGTTTGGTTAATAAAAATAGCTATTATAGTGCTGATAATATAGATGAGATTATGGATATTTTACTTTTATAG
- the ribD gene encoding bifunctional diaminohydroxyphosphoribosylaminopyrimidine deaminase/5-amino-6-(5-phosphoribosylamino)uracil reductase RibD — MSDEFYLSLAINKAWDYQLLTYPNPAVGAVILDENGKILSICAHQKAGEAHAELNATKEALESKDSSLKSIFAAAKNPNELYNLIIQNHRNLLKNSTYYVTLEPCAHQGKTPPCASLILAMGAKRVVIGSRDYGEHAKGGAEFLTQNGVEVKLDVCKTRCDELLEPFLRWQSGNFTFFKIALTQNGVATGGVISNLASRTHTHRLRALAELMVVGGATVCTDRPTLDARLISGRAPDILIYSSKTEFDLQIPLFNIPNRKIEISNSIEPAFKKRFVMIEGGENFLRNLDSRVDWILIYRSNEFKSANNINLDMKVKILHRSIFGDGELLWCKRLDLGINA, encoded by the coding sequence ATGAGTGATGAGTTTTATCTATCTTTAGCTATTAATAAAGCGTGGGATTATCAGCTTTTGACCTATCCTAATCCTGCAGTTGGGGCTGTGATTTTAGATGAAAATGGCAAGATTTTATCTATTTGTGCTCATCAAAAAGCTGGAGAGGCTCACGCTGAATTAAATGCGACAAAAGAGGCCTTAGAGAGCAAAGATAGCAGTTTAAAAAGTATATTTGCTGCCGCTAAAAATCCAAATGAGCTATATAATCTCATAATCCAAAATCACCGAAATTTGCTTAAAAACTCCACCTATTATGTGACGCTAGAGCCATGCGCTCATCAAGGGAAGACGCCACCTTGTGCGAGTTTGATTCTTGCTATGGGTGCAAAGCGTGTAGTAATTGGCTCAAGAGATTATGGAGAACACGCCAAAGGCGGGGCTGAGTTTTTAACTCAAAATGGTGTTGAGGTAAAGCTTGATGTGTGTAAGACTAGATGTGATGAACTACTAGAGCCATTTTTAAGGTGGCAAAGCGGGAATTTTACATTTTTTAAAATTGCCTTAACGCAAAATGGGGTTGCAACTGGTGGAGTAATATCAAATTTAGCCAGTCGTACTCATACTCATCGTCTTAGAGCGCTTGCTGAACTGATGGTAGTTGGCGGAGCTACAGTTTGCACAGATAGACCAACGCTAGATGCTAGGCTAATTAGTGGGCGTGCACCAGATATTTTAATCTACTCATCTAAAACTGAATTTGATTTACAAATACCGCTTTTTAATATACCAAATCGTAAAATTGAAATCTCAAATTCGATAGAACCGGCTTTTAAAAAGAGATTTGTTATGATTGAAGGTGGTGAAAATTTCTTAAGAAATTTAGATTCTAGAGTAGATTGGATTCTAATTTATCGCTCAAATGAATTCAAAAGTGCTAATAATATAAATTTAGATATGAAGGTTAAAATCTTACATAGAAGTATTTTTGGCGATGGAGAGCTTTTGTGGTGCAAGAGACTAGATTTAGGAATTAATGCATGA
- the rimP gene encoding ribosome maturation factor RimP codes for MNLEELEKLLNDCGVALYDTEIANENDRQIYRVYITKSGGVSLDDCEIVSKLLSPIYDVMPPVSGDWVLEVSSPGLERKLSKPEHFAKSISEMAKIILSDKSEIIGTIVSVNGDDIVINDGTQNINLNFNNIKKAKTFIQW; via the coding sequence GTGAATTTAGAAGAGTTAGAAAAGTTATTAAATGATTGCGGTGTGGCTCTGTATGATACAGAGATAGCCAACGAAAATGACCGCCAAATTTATAGAGTTTATATAACCAAAAGTGGCGGTGTGAGCTTGGATGATTGCGAGATTGTTAGTAAGCTTTTATCGCCTATTTATGATGTTATGCCGCCAGTTAGTGGGGATTGGGTTTTAGAAGTTTCTAGTCCAGGGCTTGAGCGAAAACTTAGCAAACCAGAACATTTTGCTAAGAGTATATCTGAGATGGCAAAGATTATATTAAGCGATAAAAGTGAGATAATTGGCACAATAGTAAGTGTAAATGGTGATGATATCGTAATCAATGATGGCACACAAAATATAAATTTAAATTTTAATAATATAAAAAAAGCTAAAACCTTTATCCAGTGGTAA
- the rbfA gene encoding 30S ribosome-binding factor RbfA codes for MNPAELKRLRTQSILKELIPEALSTLEDEYLKGLCVTDVECKKGRYDAFVYLDKMNFDEKEQAYILSHLKKISRHIQNHCMAAEGWYRAPNFHFIFDDRLKYQNHIDALFAKVADELQKGKK; via the coding sequence ATGAACCCCGCTGAGTTAAAAAGACTTCGCACCCAAAGCATATTAAAAGAGCTAATTCCAGAAGCCCTAAGCACTCTTGAAGATGAATATTTAAAGGGACTTTGTGTTACTGATGTTGAGTGTAAAAAGGGTAGATATGATGCCTTTGTATATTTAGATAAGATGAATTTTGATGAGAAGGAACAAGCCTATATATTATCTCATCTTAAAAAGATTAGTCGCCATATCCAAAATCATTGTATGGCAGCCGAGGGGTGGTATAGGGCTCCAAATTTTCATTTTATCTTTGATGATAGATTAAAGTATCAAAATCATATAGACGCTCTATTTGCTAAGGTTGCTGATGAGTTACAAAAGGGTAAAAAGTGA